A genomic segment from Stenotrophomonas maltophilia encodes:
- a CDS encoding TerC family protein translates to MQTIGNVWLWGGFAAVVVIALLVDLVLMRHGGPHKVTFKEALWWSIGWVALALLFNAGLWYYLNETAGQVVANKVGLEFLTGYLVEKALAVDNIFVFLMIMSYFAVPEEQRQKVLIIGILGAIVLRTIMIFAGSVLISQFHWLLYVFGAFLLFTGWKMWFAAGQEPDLETNPALRWMRKHLRLLPDYAGNALSVKRDGVRWFTPLFAVLILIAVTDVIFAVDSIPAIFAITTDPFIVLTSNVFAVLGLRAMFFLLAGMADRFHLLPYGLALVLGFIGIKMMIIDLFKIPTPISLGVVAVIIAATVVLSLKYPPKEGEGQA, encoded by the coding sequence ATGCAGACGATCGGTAACGTGTGGTTGTGGGGCGGCTTCGCAGCGGTGGTGGTCATCGCCCTGCTGGTCGACCTCGTGTTGATGCGCCATGGTGGACCGCACAAGGTCACCTTCAAGGAGGCCCTGTGGTGGTCCATCGGCTGGGTCGCGCTGGCCCTGCTGTTCAACGCGGGCCTGTGGTACTACCTGAATGAGACCGCCGGCCAGGTTGTGGCCAACAAGGTCGGCCTCGAGTTCCTGACCGGCTACCTGGTCGAAAAGGCGCTGGCGGTCGACAACATCTTTGTCTTCCTGATGATCATGAGCTACTTCGCGGTGCCGGAGGAGCAGCGCCAGAAGGTGCTGATCATCGGCATCCTGGGTGCGATCGTGCTGCGTACGATCATGATCTTCGCCGGCAGCGTGCTGATCAGCCAGTTCCATTGGCTGCTCTACGTGTTCGGTGCCTTCCTGCTGTTCACCGGCTGGAAGATGTGGTTCGCCGCCGGCCAGGAGCCGGACCTGGAGACCAACCCGGCCCTGCGCTGGATGCGCAAGCACCTGCGCCTGCTGCCGGACTACGCCGGCAACGCGTTGAGCGTGAAACGCGATGGCGTGCGCTGGTTCACCCCGCTGTTCGCGGTGCTGATCCTGATCGCGGTCACCGACGTGATCTTCGCGGTGGACAGCATCCCGGCGATCTTCGCGATCACCACCGACCCGTTCATCGTGCTCACCTCCAACGTGTTCGCGGTGCTGGGCCTGCGTGCGATGTTCTTCCTGCTGGCCGGCATGGCCGACCGCTTCCACCTGCTGCCGTACGGCCTGGCGCTGGTGCTGGGCTTCATCGGCATCAAGATGATGATCATCGACCTGTTCAAGATCCCGACCCCGATCTCGCTGGGCGTGGTGGCGGTGATCATCGCCGCTACCGTGGTGTTGAGCCTGAAGTACCCGCCGAAGGAAGGCGAAGGCCAGGCCTGA
- a CDS encoding rhomboid family intramembrane serine protease, whose product MNNNAPLPAGDVPAPRNDRSRILRAFNVSLAAVLVLVAVFALQGTFDWRPWAVAPLEAKGLLGLIGGPMLHASVEHIAANSIAILILGTLAGSVYPKATVRALPLLWLGSGIGAWMLGNPGSVHLGASGVTHGLMFLLASLGLLRRDRAAIATGLIGMLFYGGMLMTILPHADGVSWQSHMGGAFAGIIAALLFRNADPLPPRPRYSWEDEEDEVEPLADDELEPPSPQRVPVLWQPREGQDYVVIPFRRPDEPRG is encoded by the coding sequence ATGAACAACAACGCGCCCCTGCCCGCTGGCGACGTGCCGGCCCCCCGCAATGACCGCTCGCGCATCCTGCGGGCGTTCAATGTCAGCTTGGCCGCCGTGCTGGTGCTGGTGGCCGTGTTCGCCCTGCAGGGCACGTTCGACTGGCGACCGTGGGCAGTCGCGCCGCTGGAAGCCAAGGGCCTGCTTGGCCTGATCGGCGGCCCGATGCTGCATGCCTCGGTCGAGCACATCGCCGCCAACAGCATCGCGATCCTGATCCTCGGCACGCTGGCCGGCAGCGTCTACCCGAAAGCCACCGTGCGCGCCCTGCCCCTGCTGTGGCTGGGCTCGGGCATCGGTGCGTGGATGCTGGGCAATCCGGGCAGCGTGCACCTGGGCGCCAGCGGCGTGACCCACGGCCTGATGTTCCTGCTGGCCAGCCTGGGCCTGCTGCGCCGCGATCGCGCGGCCATCGCCACCGGCCTGATCGGCATGCTGTTCTACGGCGGCATGCTGATGACCATCCTGCCGCACGCCGATGGTGTGTCCTGGCAGTCGCACATGGGCGGCGCCTTCGCCGGCATCATCGCTGCGCTGCTGTTCCGCAACGCCGACCCGCTGCCACCGCGCCCGCGCTACAGCTGGGAAGATGAAGAGGACGAGGTCGAGCCGCTGGCCGACGACGAGCTGGAACCGCCGTCACCGCAGCGCGTGCCGGTGCTGTGGCAGCCGCGCGAGGGCCAGGACTACGTGGTGATCCCGTTCCGCCGGCCGGACGAGCCGCGCGGTTGA